GTCCGGCGCCTGCCGCGCCGGCGCGGCCATCGTCCGTGGGTGCGAGCAGCGCCGCCGCAGCCGTGGATGCGGCAGTCGGCGCCGTGCAGGCTGCCCACGCGGCACGGGCGGGCGGTATGGGCGCAGGCGGTGCAATGGCGAGCCTCGGCGCGCACGCGCACGCCGCGCAACTGACCGACGATGCCGCCGACCTCGATCTCCCGAGCCTCGACGCGAACGAAGCCGCGGCTGCACGCCGCACGTGGCGTCCGGGCGCGGCCGCGCAAGCCGCGAGCGGCGAAAACGACTCGATGTACGAGCGTTCTAAGCTCAACCCGGTGCTCACCTTCGACAATTTCGTGACCGGCAAGGCGAACCAGCTGGCGCGCGCGGCGGCGATCCAGGTCGCCGACAATCCCGGCATCTCGTACAACCCGCTGTTCCTGTACGGCGGCGTGGGCCTTGGCAAGACCCACCTGATTCACGCGATCGGCAACCAGCTGCTGATGGACAAAGCCGGCGCCCGCATCCGCTACATCCACGCGGAGCAGTACGTGTCGGACGTGGTGAAGGCGTATCAACGCAAGGCATTCGACGACTTCAAGCGCTATTACCATTCGCTCGACCTGCTGCTGATCGACGATATTCAGTTCTTCTCCGGCAAGTCGCGTACGCAGGAAGAATTTTTCTACGCGTTCGAAGCGCTGGTTGCGAACAAGGCGCAGGTGATCATCACCAGCGACACTTATCCGAAAGAAATCTCAGGCATCGACGACCGTCTGATTTCGCGCTTCGACTCCGGCCTCACCGTCGCAATCGAACCACCCGAGCTTGAGATGCGCGTCGCGATTCTGATGCGCAAGGCGCAATCGGAAGGCGTGAATCT
This is a stretch of genomic DNA from Paraburkholderia caribensis. It encodes these proteins:
- the dnaA gene encoding chromosomal replication initiator protein DnaA, which gives rise to MNEFWQHCSALLERELTPQQYVTWIKPLAPVAFDADANTLSIAAPNRFKLDWVKSQFSGRITDLARDFWHSPVDVQFVLDPKAGVRPAPAAPARPSSVGASSAAAAVDAAVGAVQAAHAARAGGMGAGGAMASLGAHAHAAQLTDDAADLDLPSLDANEAAAARRTWRPGAAAQAASGENDSMYERSKLNPVLTFDNFVTGKANQLARAAAIQVADNPGISYNPLFLYGGVGLGKTHLIHAIGNQLLMDKAGARIRYIHAEQYVSDVVKAYQRKAFDDFKRYYHSLDLLLIDDIQFFSGKSRTQEEFFYAFEALVANKAQVIITSDTYPKEISGIDDRLISRFDSGLTVAIEPPELEMRVAILMRKAQSEGVNLNEDVAFFVAKHLRSNVRELEGALRKILAYSKFHGREITIELTKEALKDLLTVQNRQISVENIQKTVADFYSIKVADMYSKKRPANIARPRQIAMYLAKELTQKSLPEIGELFGGRDHTTVLHAVRKIADERSKDAQLNHELHVLEQTLKG